From the Hevea brasiliensis isolate MT/VB/25A 57/8 chromosome 15, ASM3005281v1, whole genome shotgun sequence genome, one window contains:
- the LOC110671514 gene encoding E3 ubiquitin-protein ligase BOI produces the protein MAVQAQYPSNVLLLNRNGQEGHDYSLQPQPGRFLDQSHMLFTNGGANNPRKRGREMSAAAATVAITTTTTGGITTGPTINPFSMQSQAPQLIELSQLHNHHHQHHPSQPNVVSTGLKLSFGDQQQQQQQIQQNHHYQSQQHQSFVSQSSPFLSLLSEDFATEIKRQRDEIDQFIQAQGEQLRRTLAEKKQRHYRALLSTVEESIARRLKEKEAEVEKATRRNAELEARAAQLSVEAQVWQAKARAQEATAASLQAQLQQAIMSGGVAAQDNRRGDDGGLGCSGGVEGQAEDAESAYVDPERVIVTAGPSCKGCQKRAATVVLLPCRHMCLCTECDQVVQACPLCLQVRNSSVEVFLY, from the exons ATGGCCGTTCAAGCTCAATACCCTTCAAATGTTCTCCTTCTAAACAG AAACGGGCAAGAGGGTCATGATTATTCATTGCAACCACAACCAGGAAGATTTCTTGATCAATCCCATATGCTATTCACCAATGGAG GGGCTAATAATCCTCGCAAGAGAGGAAGAGAAATGTCAGCAGCAGCGGCAACGGTAGCAATTACAACCACCACCACCGGTGGCATCACAACAGGGCCAACAATCAATCCATTCTCTATGCAATCTCAAGCTCCTCAGTTAATAGAACTCTCTCAACTCCATAACCACCACCACCAACACCACCCCTCTCAACCAAATGTTGTCTCCACCGGCCTAAAGTTATCCTTTGGCGACCAACAGCAACAGCAGCAACAAATACAACAAAATCACCATTATCAGAGCCAGCAACATCAGAGTTTTGTATCCCAATCCTCTCCTTTCTTATCCTTGTTATCAGAAGATTTTGCCACCGAAATTAAACGCCAAAGAGACGAGATAGACCAATTCATTCAAGCCCAG GGAGAGCAGTTGAGGCGCACATTAGCCGAGAAGAAGCAGAGGCACTATCGTGCTCTGCTGAGCACGGTGGAGGAATCAATAGCCAGACGACTGAAGGAGAAAGAAGCAGAAGTCGAAAAGGCCACTCGACGAAACGCCGAATTAGAGGCACGTGCTGCCCAACTCAGTGTGGAGGCGCAGGTTTGGCAGGCGAAAGCCAGGGCACAAGAGGCTACGGCGGCATCTCTACAGGCGCAACTGCAGCAGGCGATAATGAGCGGAGGAGTGGCGGCGCAAGATAACAGGAGAGGAGACGACGGCGGGCTAGGATGCTCCGGGGGAGTAGAGGGGCAGGCGGAGGATGCGGAGTCCGCTTACGTTGATCCCGAGAGGGTGATAGTGACAGCAGGTCCGAGTTGCAAGGGGTGCCAGAAACGGGCAGCAACGGTGGTGCTGCTGCCGTGTCGGCATATGTGTCTCTGTACAGAATGTGACCAAGTGGTTCAAGCTTGCCCACTTTGCCTCCAAGTAAGAAATTCCAGTGTAGAGGTTTTTCTGTATTAG